The window GGACACACCAGCGGATCTCGCAAAGCTGAAACCAAAAAAGTTCTTCTATACCACAGATGAGCTTCTGAGGGAGCTGGCACCCAAATGAGTGCATCTTGTCATTTCATTGTCTCCATCATATGTGCACTATTTGATACTGGAAAGAATACGTGAATGCAAGGATAAACAGCTCGTTCTGTGCGGGCGCGACAAACGGGGAGAGGACCCTCTTCGCCATGACGATGCCGGGTCTCGTGCGGCCCCTGGACGACGACCTGAATATCCTGATTGAAAACGACGTGGGGGCGATAGTCACCTTGACCGAGGATTCGATTCTAATCCCCCTTCCATACCGAAAGCGCTTCAGGCTCTTCCACCTCCCGGTCGAAAACCTGGAGCCGCCGACGCTAAAACAGGTCATACGGTTTGTGGACTTTGTCGAAGCC is drawn from Candidatus Zymogenus saltonus and contains these coding sequences:
- a CDS encoding dual specificity protein phosphatase family protein, which translates into the protein MNARINSSFCAGATNGERTLFAMTMPGLVRPLDDDLNILIENDVGAIVTLTEDSILIPLPYRKRFRLFHLPVENLEPPTLKQVIRFVDFVEAEFSRGVNVAVHCLMGIGRTGTMIAAYRVSMGEEPQEAIDNLREIRNFIETKEQEEIVHKYYRHLQKRRGKA